A genomic window from Chrysoperla carnea chromosome 3, inChrCarn1.1, whole genome shotgun sequence includes:
- the LOC123296711 gene encoding zinc finger protein 184-like produces the protein MSSGTLLDVKINYDTCSTLKSTIPNQHALIENKLVQSSNGELKCFPQIIIKQEPIHLTEEDFRESLRNTWLPDIDTNGVNIVTNDVKKEYTTFLESSFHNMDNVPCTNDTSNVGVTNETSTNMLTCPTCHKQFFDSVVYQDHQKTCVKPVKKFLCATCNKVFSTKSRLQNHTRIHTGVKPYACSVCSKAFADRSAFVKHEKIHFRLKEEKVECNLCGNLFSDAWGLKKHQLTHSGERPYECPICHKCFRTSSTLVVHKRIHTGEKPYPCTLCEKRFAVKTHLVTHNRTHSGERPYECTVCGRAFSDRSSWRRHSRRHDTNNDPASNNKQPKNTIVNNGRLLSAIESLQNFVTEQYMKPPTSSSSASSSQQQQVKTENTPQVTESFNNKPGEVNEASSPSTTSVTNSVQFSTPKPFFENFHRFFLEQQQQVIERKNDTKPNNTEQPANEKEKSLVSPFFKNFQQTMEQKFNETKDNREEEEKVIEDNSTKDNKKSPNLYRTTESPTIVQSIPPDKTNLTEHPQPFPNIIHYNAATPTHHTFKTPVQTPYNYPYFVATTTDDNEQNKYDTNFNQYPAISQFQSLTNVISIPMTAASHNTIAQKNLKIFGKIPNMEHPSAPTSDVDPNSTTNNGTIPTNFPPPIYNNYTMNFIDNSTIINPDKNGFIRRS, from the exons AT gTCATCTGGTACACTTTtggatgtaaaaataaattatgatacaTGCTCAACATTAAAATCTACGATCCCAAATCAACATGcactaattgaaaataaactcgTACAATCATCAAATGGTGAATTAAAATGTTTCCcacaaataataatcaaacaagAGCCAATACATTTAACTGAGGAGGATTTTCGTGAATCATTACGAAACACTTGGTTACCAGATATTGATACAAATGGGGTTAATATCGTTACAAATGATGTTAAAAAAGAATATACAACATTTTTAGAAAGTAGTTTTCATAATATGGATAATGTGCCATGCACAAACGATACGAGTAACGTTGGTGTGACAAACGAAACGTCTACCAACATGCTGACTTGTCCAACATGTCATAAGCAGTTTTTTGATTCCGTTGTTTATCAAGATCATCAGAAAAC ttgTGTGAAAccagtaaaaaaatttctttgtgcGACATGCAATAAAGTTTTCTCGACAAAATCTCGACTGCAAAATCATACTCGAATTCACACTGGTGTCAAACCATATGCATGTTCCGTGTGTTCCAAAGCGTTTGCTGACAG GTCTGCGTTTGTTAAACACGAGAAAATTCATTTTCGATTGAAAGAGGAGAAAGTTGAAT GTAATTTATGCGGAAATTTATTTTCGGATGCTTGGGGCTTAAAAAAGCACCAACTAACACATAGCGGAGAACGCCCGTACGAATGTCCTATATGCCACAAATGTTTCCGTACAAGTTCAACATTAGTCGTACATAAACGAATACATACag GTGAAAAACCATATCCATGTACATTATGCGAAAAACGTTTCGCAGTAAAAACACATTTAGTCACACACAATCGTACACATAGCGGCGAGAGACCTTACGAATGTACGGTATGTGGTCGTGCGTTTAGTGATCGTTCATCATGGAGACGGCATTCACGACGACACGATACCAATAACGATCCAGCATCGAATAATAAACAACCAAAAAACACTATCGTAAATAATGGCCGTTTATTATCTGCTATCGaatcattacaaaattttgttactgaACAATATATGAAGCCACCCACATCATCTTCATCAGCATCATCATCACAGCAACAACAAGTAAAGACTGAAAATACACCACAAGTAACCGAATCGTTTAATAATAAACCTGGAGAAGTAAATGAAGCATCTTCGCCATCGACCACTAGTGTTACAAATTCTGTACAATTTTCAACaccaaaaccattttttgaaaattttcatcgtttctttTTGGAGCAACAACAACAG gtAATCGAACGTAAAAACGACACAAAACCGAATAATACCGAACAACCTGCTaacgaaaaagaaaaatcattagtAAGtccatttttcaagaatttccaACAAACaatggaacaaaaatttaacgaaactaAAGATAATCGTGAAGAAGAAGAGAAAGTAATTGAGGATAATTCaacaaaagataataaaaaatctcCAAATTTATATCGTACCACTGAATCACCGACAATTGTTCAATCAATTCCGCCAgataaaacaaatttgacaGAACATCCGCAACCATTTCCGaatataattcattataatGCAGCTACTCCAACTCATCATACGTTTAAGACACCTGTACAAACACCGTATAATTATCCGTACTTTGTTGCGACAACGACTGAtgataatgaacaaaataagtATGATACAAATTTCAATCAGTATCCAGCAATTAGTCAATTTCAATCGTTAACAAATGTTATTTCAATACCAATGACAGCTGCATCACATAATACGATAGcacagaaaaatttaaaaatattcggtAAAATACCAAATATGGAACATCCTTCCGCTCCAACGTCTGATGTTGATCCCAATAGTACTACTAATAATGGTACAATACCAACAAATTTCCCACCACctatttataataactatacaatgaattttattgataattccACGATTATTAATCCTGATAAAAATGGATTTATTCGCCGTTCGTAA
- the LOC123296713 gene encoding hydroxysteroid dehydrogenase-like protein 2 isoform X2 — protein sequence MINTGKLAGRTLFITGASRGIGKAIALKAAKDGANIVIAAKTAEPHPKLPGTIYTAAKEIEDNGGKALPCVVDVRDENSVKKAISEAVQKFGGIDIVINNASAISLTATPDTDMKRYDLMHNINTRGTFLVSKECLPYLKKSDHAHIINLSPPLLMTPNWFAPHVAYTMAKYGMSMCVLGMAEEFKPYGIGVNALWPRTAISTAAMNMLMGPESAQSSRKPEILADAAYGILCENPKTTTGNFFIDDEILPKFGVTDLKQYLVDPTYEGPLIPDFFVEPTEESKEYSGPQINEGVGGLGKGKVEANATGGKIEGLFSKIKATINPQISEKLNALYEFNVTGKEPGVWHIDLRTGNAAAGPGPAPSKPDATLTMDSDKFFDMFSGKLKATTAFMTGKLKISGNLQKAMKLEKLMGSLKAKL from the exons ATGATCAATACAGG AAAATTAGCTGGACGCACTTTGTTCATAACAGGTGCAAGTCGTGGTATAGGAAAAGCAATTGCTTTAAAAGCTGCCAAAGATGGTGCAAATATTGTTATTGCTGCTAAAACAGCTGAACCACATCCAAAATTACCGGGTACAATTTATACAGCTGCCAAAGAAA TCGAAGATAATGGTGGTAAAGCGTTACCCTGTGTAGTGGATGTTCGTGACGAAAATTCTGTTAAGAAGGCTATTTCTGAAGCTGTCCAAAAATTCGGTGGTATTGATATCGTAATTAATAATGCATCCGCAATTTCTTTAACTGCTACACCTGACACTGACATGAAACGTTACGATTTAATGCATAATATCAACACCAGAGGAACTTTCTTAGT aTCCAAAGAGTGTTTACCATATTTAAAGAAAAGTGATCATGCCCACATTATAAATCTTTCACCTCCTTTACTGATGACTCCAAATTGGTTTGCACCTCATGTGGCATACACAATGGCAAAATATGGTATGTCAATGTGTGTGCTAGGCATGGCCGAAGAATTTAAACCATACGGTATTGGTGTAAATGCATTATGGCCACGTACAGCAATATCTACAGCCGCTATGAATATGTTAATGGGCCCTGAATCAGCACAAAGCAGTAGAAAACCAGAAATTTTAGCTGATGCTGCCTATGGAATATTATGCGAAAATCCAAAAACAACAACTGGAAATTTCTTTattgatgatgaaattttacCGAAATTTGGTGTTACTGATTTGAAACAATATTTGGTTGACCCTACATATGAAGGACCTTTAATACCTGATTTCTTCGTTGAACCAACTGAAGAATCAAAAGAATATTCGGGTCCACAAATTAATGAGGGTGTCGGTGGTTTAGGGAAGggaaaagttgaagctaatgcAACCGGAGGAAAAATAGAaggattattttcaaaaataaaggcTACCATTAATCCACAAATTTCGGAAAAATTGAATGCCTTGTATGAATTTAATGTAACTGGTAAAGAGCCAGGAGTTTGGCATATTGATTTACGAACAGGAAATGCTGCGGCTGGTCCAGGACCAGCTCCGTCTAAACCTGATGCCACCCTAACAATGGATAGCGATAAATTCTTCGATATGTTCAGTGGAAAACTAAAGGCCACTACtgcctttatgactggaaaattgaaaattagtggCAATCTTCAAAAAGCaatgaaattagaaaaactaATGGGCAGTTTGAAAGCGAAATTATAA
- the LOC123296713 gene encoding hydroxysteroid dehydrogenase-like protein 2 isoform X1, translating to MINTGKLAGRTLFITGASRGIGKAIALKAAKDGANIVIAAKTAEPHPKLPGTIYTAAKEIEDNGGKALPCVVDVRDENSVKKAISEAVQKFGGIDIVINNASAISLTATPDTDMKRYDLMHNINTRGTFLVSKECLPYLKKSDHAHIINLSPPLLMTPNWFAPHVAYTMAKYGMSMCVLGMAEEFKPYGIGVNALWPRTAISTAAMDMLMGPESAKSSRKPEILADAAYGILCENPKTTTGNFFIDDEILKKFGVTDMKQYLVDPTYEGPLIPDFFVPEPAEESKGYSGPQINEGVGGLGKGKVEANATGGKIEGLFSKIKTTINPQISEKLNALYEFNVTGKEAGVWHIDLRTGNAAAGPGPAPSKPDATLTMDSDKFFDMFSGKLKATTAFMSGKLKISGNLQKAMKLEKLMGSLKSKL from the exons ATGATCAATACAGG AAAATTAGCTGGACGCACTTTGTTCATAACAGGTGCAAGTCGTGGTATAGGAAAAGCAATTGCTTTAAAAGCTGCCAAAGATGGTGCAAATATTGTTATTGCTGCTAAAACAGCTGAACCACATCCAAAATTACCGGGTACAATTTATACAGCTGCCAAAGAAA TCGAAGATAATGGTGGTAAAGCGTTACCCTGTGTAGTGGATGTTCGTGACGAAAATTCTGTTAAGAAGGCTATTTCTGAAGCTGTCCAAAAATTCGGTGGTATTGATATCGTAATTAATAATGCATCCGCAATTTCTTTAACTGCTACACCTGACACTGACATGAAACGTTACGATTTAATGCATAATATCAACACCAGAGGAACTTTCTTAGT atCCAAAGAATGTTTACCGTATTTAAAGAAAAGTGATCACGCTCATATTATAAATCTTTCACCTCCTTTACTGATGACTCCAAATTGGTTTGCACCTCATGTCGCATACACAATGGCAAAGTATGGTATGTCAATGTGTGTGTTAGGCATGGCCGAAGAATTTAAACCATACGGTATTGGTGTAAATGCATTATGGCCTCGTACAGCAATATCTACAGCTGCTATGGATATGTTAATGGGCCCTGAATCAGCAAAAAGCAGTAGAAAACCAGAAATTTTAGCTGATGCGGCCTATGGAATTTTATGCGAAAATCCAAAGACAACTACTGGAAATTTCTTTattgatgatgaaattttgaagaaatttggtGTTACTGATATGAAACAATATTTGGTTGACCCTACATATGAAGGACCCTTAATACCAGATTTCTTTGTTCCTGAACCAGCAGAAGAATCAAAAGGTTATTCAGGTCCACAAATTAATGAGGGTGTCGGTGGTTTAGGGAAGggaaaagttgaagctaatgcAACTGGAGGAAAAATAGAaggtttattttcaaaaataaagacTACAATTAATCCACAAATTTCGGAAAAATTGAATGCCTTGTATGAATTTAATGTAACTGGCAAAGAGGCAGGTGTTTGGCATATTGATTTACGAACAGGGAATGCTGCGGCTGGCCCAGGACCTGCTCCGTCAAAACCGGATGCCACCCTAACAATGGATAGCGATAAATTCTTTGATATGTTCAGTGGAAAACTAAAGGCTACTACTGCCTTTATGtctggaaaattgaaaattagtggCAATCTTCAAAAGGCaatgaaattagaaaaactaATGGGCAGTTTGAAATCGAAATTATAA
- the LOC123296880 gene encoding short-chain specific acyl-CoA dehydrogenase, mitochondrial-like, whose product MAFTLRRSSSFLSKYGQQVRFFSLHKLSEEHILLQKMCRDFAETELKPIAADLDKHKKFPIEQIQKMGDLGLMSINVSEKYGGAGQDYLSLALAVEEISRGCGGTGVTVSVHNCLYAKLVDVFGTEAQKEQFLRPFTKGTIGCFALSEPGAGSDVGAMSTTAKKDGDFYILNGTKSWVTSGSYGKAAVIFATVDRSLKHKGITAFLVPIPIPGLSLGREEDKMGIRASSTCNIILEDVRIPVENLLGTVGGGFKIAMAQLDGARVGIAAQALGIAQAALECAISYANQRQAFGQPIIKLQAIKIKLAEMATRLEAARLMVWRSAVAKDTETRSTKESSMGKLLASETATFVTHQCIQILGGMGYVTDMPAERHYRDARITEIYGGISDIQKLVIGDLVNKEYGY is encoded by the exons ttttaagcaAATATGGACAACAAGTACGTTTCTTTAGTTTACATAAACTCTCCGAAGAACATATACTTCTACAAAAAATGTGTAGAGATTTCGCTGAAACAGAATTAAAACCAATTGCTGCTGATTtagataaacataaaaaatttccaattgaacaaattcaaaaaatgggTGATTTAGGTTTAATGAGTATTAATGTATCTGAAAAGTACGGTGGTGCCGGTCAAGATTATTTATCGTTAGCATTAGCTGTAGAAGAAATATCCCGAGGATGTGGAGGAACTGGTGTAACAGTAAGTGTACATAATTGCTTGTATGCAAAACTTGTCGATGTTTTTGGAACGGAAGCACAAAAAGAACAGTTTTTGCGCCCTTTTACAAAAGGTACAATTGGATGTTTTGCTTTAAGTGAACCAG GTGCGGGAAGTGATGTTGGAGCTATGAGTACGACTGCTAAGAAAGATGGTgacttttatatattaaatggaACTAAATCATGGGTAACAAGTGGGTCATACGGGAAAGCAGCAGTCATATTTGCAACAGTTGATCGATCATTAAAGCATAAAGGTATTACAGCATTTTTAGTGCCAATTCCAATACCTGGATTGTCTTTAGGAAGGGAAGAAGACAAAATGggaattag ggcaTCATCAACGTGTAATATAATCCTAGAAGATGTACGAATTCCTGTTGAAAATCTTCTAGGCACCGTTGGTGGAGGATTTAAAATTGCAATGGCACAATTAGATGGTGCGCGTGTTGGAATTGCCGCACAAGCATTAGGCATAGCACAAGCAGCACTCGAATGTGCAATAAGTTATGCTAATCAACGCCAGGCGTTTGGTCAACCTATCATTAAGTTACAAGCTATAAAA ATAAAATTAGCTGAAATGGCGACAAGATTAGAAGCAGCGCGATTAATGGTATGGCGTTCAGCTGTTGCTAAAGATACTGAAACACGTTCAACAAAAGAATCATCGATGGGTAAATTATTAGCCAGCGAAACGGCCACATTTGTAACACACCAGTGTATACAAATATTAGGTGGAATGGGTTACGTAACAGATATGCCGGCTGAAAGACATTATAGAGATGCTCGTATTACTGAAATTTATGGTGGTATTTCAGACATACAAAAGTTAGTCATCGGTGATTTAGTTAATAAAGAATatggatattaa